A window from Primulina huaijiensis isolate GDHJ02 chromosome 11, ASM1229523v2, whole genome shotgun sequence encodes these proteins:
- the LOC140988304 gene encoding uncharacterized protein has protein sequence MAPAELRELKAQLQDLLDKGYIRPSVSPWGAPVVFVRKKDGTMRLCIYYRQLNKVSTLLAEPDIYGCIRDAQMTDERVQRWKELVSRKQDTCFRVADDGNCDGDIVETEYGLSSPDRCYQSSIQKAPFDELYGRRCRYPLYWNDVDRAVVTCPEMIFEMEQKVKLIQQRLKAVQDRQAAYANKRRRPLEFQQGDRVFLKVSHFRGTVRFVMKRKLAPRYVGPHEILQRIGTLAYRLALPPSLSGIHDVFHVSMLRKYEPDPSHVLEISEVQLDPDVSYVERPIHYYTEIFKLHELKTKN, from the exons atggcaccagcAGAGTTGAGAGAGTTGAAAGCCCAGTTGCAGGACTTGCTGGACAAGGGATACATTCGCCCTAGTGTATCGCCTTGGGGTGCACCAGTCGTATTTGTgagaaagaaagatggaacgATGCGGCTTTGTATTTACTATCGACAGCTGAATAag GTATCTACCTTATTAGCTGAACCTGATATATATGGTTGTATTCGCGACGCACAGATGACAGATGAGAGAGTTCAGAGATGGAAGGAGTTGGTTTCTCGGAAACAAGATACTTGTTTTAGAGTGGCTGATGATGGCA ACTGCGATGGGGACATAGTTGAGACTGAGTACGGAttatcatccccagacagatg ttatcagagtAGTATTCAGAAGGCTCCATTTGACGAATTGTATGGGAGACGTTGTAGATATCCTTTATACTGGAATGATGTTGATCGAGCTGTAGTCACATGTCCTGAGATGATTTTTGAGATGGAACAGAAAGTAAAGTTGATACAGCAGCGATTGAAAGCAgttcaagatagacaggccgccTATGCCAATAAAAGACGAAGACCCTTAGAGTTTCAGCAGGGCGATcgagtatttttgaaagtttctcATTTTCGTGGCACAGTGCGATTTGTTATGAAAAGAAAGTTGGCACCGAGATATGTTGGCCCACATGAGATATTGCAGCGGATAGGCACTTTGGCTTATCGATTGGCTCTACCTCCATCTTTATCTggtattcatgatgtgtttcatgtgtcgatgttgcggaagtatgagCCAGACCCTTCACATGTGTTGGAAATTTCTGAGGTTCAGTTAGATCCTGATGTGTCTTATGTTGAGAGACCA
- the LOC140987846 gene encoding protein gamma response 1-like, translating to MESKLSDHIKEIQKELKQKNLEVDEGRVHKKFHYLLESKERLMQSYENSIKELKERDIMLLKKQKTLEFKNEELKLELMRKCMEFNELMDLQNKLLQINQSKVSSIVQKEIQLKQCEEKSHGLCIKLEDMEKKVSDLLLTVREKAEEVDKGKQLQGNLLKKIEFQTLEIMKNEQLLRNYEKDNELLAAKVQSLSTGADEIQKELQNKINELEEGTKVQKQLLQQRDALDLERIKRGQELEESEKEKKKVLDKIKDLEEKVDKLQECLYAMTKESSEGMELHGKLLQKIEAKNSELLSEKRRRRVAITAYKRLKSEHNFLRKKYHPTPENMLPCNKGKDESEVVRNDQIPSASCDQEGGKDILEDNKGVAILQTSSPVSPSMSSILIAAKFPTCIKSCPPMVTKRVVSRWRDTRSHQSRLGPDPHDDFLNTPTEKVLEKLGKVPMEENHELPKPCSTDTNFVNSDNETQDMNIDSGPRKQQVPPPNTVTSVFKYVKPVRKKSERESLKGVECKQCKKFYDAVLPEASKNPDANKQGICCEHHDGVSRHRYQYGPPSTPDGFWDIGFESET from the exons aTGGAAAGTAAGTTATCTGATCATATCAAGGAAATCCAGAAAGagttgaaacaaaaaaatttggaagTAGATGAGGGGAGAGTGCACAAAAAATTTCATTATCTCCTTGAATCGAAGGAACGTCTCATGCAGAGTTAtgaaaattcaataaaagagcTTAAGGAAAGAGACATTATGCTTCTAAAAAAGCAGAAAACTCTGGAGTTCAAAAATGAGGAATTGAAACTAGAGCTGATGAGAAAGTGCATGGAATTTAATGAATTAATGGATTTACAGAATAAACTTCTTCAAATAAACCAGTCAAAAGTTTCTTCGATCGTTCAGAAAGAAATCCAATTGAAGCAGTGTGAAGAGAAGTCTCATGGACTTTGTATCAAACTAGAAGATATGGAGAAAAAAGTCAGTGACCTTCTTCTAACAGTCAGAGAAAAGGCCGAAGAAGTAGATAAGGGGAAGCAATTGCAAggaaatttgttaaaaaaaatcgaatttcAAACCTTGGAAATTATGAAGAATGAACAGTTGTTGAGGAACTATGAAAAGGATAACGAACTTCTTGCTGCAAAAGTTCAGAGTTTGTCGACCGGTGCAGATGAGATCCAGAAAGAACTTCAGAACAAAATTAATGAATTGGAGGAGGGAACCAAGGTGCAAAAGCAGTTACTCCAACAAAGAGATGCACTTGACTTGGAAAGGATCAAGAGAGGGCAAGAATTAGAAGAATCTgagaaggaaaagaaaaaagtaCTGGATAAGATAAAAGATTTGGAGGAGAAAGTTGATAAGCTTCAAGAATGTCTCTATGCGATGACTAAAGAGTCTTCTGAAGGGATGGAGTTGCATGGCAAGTTGCTGCAGAAAATTGAAGCAAAAAATTCTGAGCTGCTGTCCGAAAAGAGAAGACGAAGGGTTGCTATTACTGCGTATAAGAGGCTGAAATCTGAACACAACTTTCTTCGGAAAAAATATCACCCTACTCCAGAAAACATGCTTCCTTGCAACAAAGGAAAAGATGAAAGCGAGGTAGTCAGAAATGATCAAATTCCATCAGCTTCATGCG ATCAAGAGGGTGGGAAGGACATCCTAGAAGACAACAAAGGAGTTGCAATTCTTCAAACATCAAGTCCAGTCTCACCATCTATGTCAAGTATCCTTATTGCTGCAAAATTCCCAACTTGCATAAAATCTTGCCCGCCAATGGTTACAAAACGAGTCGTTTCTCGGTGGAGGGATACAAGGTCCCATCAGAGTCGTTTGGGGCCTGATCCCCATGATGATTTCCTCAATACTCCTACGGAGAAAGTGCTGGAAAAGTTGGGGAAAGTTCCAATGGAGGAGAATCACGAGCTTCCCAAGCCATGTTCAACGGACACAAACTTTGTAAACTCTGACAATGAAACACAGGATATGAATATCGATTCTGGACCACGAAAGCAACAAGTGCCACCACCAAATACGGTAACTTCAGTTTTTAAGTACGTCAAGCCGGTGAGAAAGAAATCAGAGAGGGAAAGCCTGAAGGGCGTGGAATGCAAGCAATGCAAGAAATTTTATGATGCTGTTCTTCCTGAAGCAAGCAAAAACCCGGATGCGAATAAGCAAGGCATATGCTGTGAGCATCATGATGGAGTTTCTAGGCATCGATATCAGTATGGACCTCCTTCCACTCCTGATGGATTTTGGGATATTGGATTTGAGTCTGAAACTTGA